TCGCGATCAGCCCGCCTACAATCCCTACATCTGGCGGGGCACGCATGTGCCGGCACTGAGCGAGGTGCGCGGGAAGATCGTCATCCTCGACGACTTCGAGGGCGGCGACCACGGCATCAACTGGGGCAGCATCCGCTTGCAGGATGCGTGGGAGGAGACCAACACCGCGACCAAGTGGAACCTGGTGCGCAACCACCTCGTGGCGGCCAACACGGGGGACCTCAACGCGCTGTACCTCAACTTCCTGAGCGCCTCGGGCTCCGGGGGAACGCCCGCGGGCATCGCGGATGACGTCAACGAGCAGGCCCTGCACTACCTGATGGGCGCCAACGTGCAGCGCACGGGCGTGATGATGATGGACTTCCCGGGCGCGGGGTTGATCGACGCCATCATCGCCCACAACTTCCGTCTGGCCACGAACGCGGCCGCCCTCGGCGCGGACTTCAGCACGGCCTTCAACAACCTCTCCTACGGCTGGCACGCCGATGGCGATGACAAGGCGCGGGATCGGCTCCTCGAGGCGAGGACGTTCCTGGAGCACAAGCTGCCCGGCATGTACTGGCACGTGATCGTCTCGGGCACCCCGGGAGGCGACAACTGGGGCTACTCCACGACGCACTACGGGCTGTACCGGCAGTCGGATTGGGTGGATGGCTACAGCCACGTGGCGTTCAACACGCTGTCGAGCGACAGCGCCGTCAGCGAAGGCTTCCTGGCGAGCTATGTCGACGGCCAGCTGGGAAGCCTGAGTGGTACCGCGGAGAACCGGGCGGCGCAGCTGGCCTCCCGCGTGCGGGCCCGCTTCCCCTTCCAGTATTGGACCGTGCTGGTGAAGCGCACGCCCGGGGGCTTCAACAACTGGGCCTATACGTATTGGGGCGCGCACTACATGCGCTGGTACGGGGACTACGCCTACGCGGTGTGGGGTTACGGCGCCCAGCCCGGCGTGTACCTCTACGAGCACGCGGGCTACCAGGGCGACGTCATCCAGCTCACGGGCCCCACCTATGAGCTGAGCAGCCGCGGCTTCAACGACCGCGCCTCCTCAGTGCGGCTCATCGGCAACTACCGGGCGAACCTCTGGCAGCACGACAACTGGGGCGGCTCGGGCCTGTACGTCACGCAGAACATCGACAACCTGGGCACCCAGTGGAATGACCAGACGTCCTCGCTCGAGGTGTGGCGCTACTGAGGCTCAGCCTCGAGGAGGACGGAGGACGGCCGTTGGCTTGGGAGCGGTTGCGTCGGAGAGGCCAGGACCGGTGCCGCCGCCACGAAGGTGCTGAGCTACATTGCCAGGAACCATATTATGCTCATCGGATCCTCCTTGATGGTGCTGCGCTGATGGGGAGGTAGAGAGCACCCGAGGCGTTGTGACTTGCACCGCGGGGGAGCCACAAAACCAGTGCGGGCTCAGCCAGCCTCCGTGCCTCGACGGGTGGCGCTGACGCGGGCCCTGGGCCACGCCCACGCGGGCACGCGGACACACCCCGGGTGAAGCGAGAGGCCCGGAGAGCGCCTATGGGGTGGCCCACCGATTGCTGGTATGAGAGGGCCGCCCGGCCGCACCCCCTGTGCGGCACCTCTCCCAGAGGGCCTCATGCTCCTCTCTCCGCTGTCCCTGACCCTCCTGCTGCTCAACGCCGTCAGCCTCTCGCCCGCCTCCGTTCCGGCGAAGGGCAACCAGGAGGTGCTCGTCACGCTCGACCGCGCCTCGCGGGTGGCCATCACCGCGCGCACGCCCTCCGGCACCGCCTGCGAGATCGTCGACCAGGTGCGCGGCCCCTTCGCCCAGAGCGGCACCGCCGGGAGCGCCAACTGTGAGTTGGATCTCCTGTTGGACTCGGGCACCTACAAGCTGCGCCTGACGTCGCGCACCAAGGGCAAGGGCACCCAGGGGAAGGTGG
The sequence above is drawn from the Archangium gephyra genome and encodes:
- a CDS encoding phosphatidylinositol-specific phospholipase C domain-containing protein; translated protein: MISPFLIRRGALALLVALLLPAPFAAAHGRYFNDATSIPTQHPNWMRWVPDNTRVSALSLPGTHDTMADETEWYVTVFERAWILTQGLNLRPQLDAGVRAVDIRARHIGDRFTLHHGAYYLMTTFDDVLSTTVQFLKDNPTETVLMRVKKEHTEENTTRSFAATFEWYRDQPAYNPYIWRGTHVPALSEVRGKIVILDDFEGGDHGINWGSIRLQDAWEETNTATKWNLVRNHLVAANTGDLNALYLNFLSASGSGGTPAGIADDVNEQALHYLMGANVQRTGVMMMDFPGAGLIDAIIAHNFRLATNAAALGADFSTAFNNLSYGWHADGDDKARDRLLEARTFLEHKLPGMYWHVIVSGTPGGDNWGYSTTHYGLYRQSDWVDGYSHVAFNTLSSDSAVSEGFLASYVDGQLGSLSGTAENRAAQLASRVRARFPFQYWTVLVKRTPGGFNNWAYTYWGAHYMRWYGDYAYAVWGYGAQPGVYLYEHAGYQGDVIQLTGPTYELSSRGFNDRASSVRLIGNYRANLWQHDNWGGSGLYVTQNIDNLGTQWNDQTSSLEVWRY